CGTTTCCCACCCGCAGGGCTCGCTCCCGGCTCCGcaccggcccggccccgctcccggctccgctcccggccccgcaCCGGGCCCGGCTGACGGCGCCCTGACTGAGAAGCCGCTGCCGGCCGCCAGGtggcgccgcgccgccgcgcgctgccccagctccccgcGCGCTGCCCCccggaggggcggggcgggggcagaTGGACCCCAGCACCCGCAGCGGttcattttattaattactTTGATAAAGCTGTAAACCGGCCTCGATTcttgagagagaggagaaatcaCTCCGGCACGGGGCTGAAGAGAGTGGGGGTTATTTTAGAGAGCACTGCACGTTGAGGAGAAGCTGCAGCAACCCACGAGTGGGAATGAAGGTTTGAGCACCATTACACACCGAAGAGTTTCCTGGTGTATCACAGTGGCGGAAGACACATATGTCGAATAACACTAGCCTGAGCCACTGTTAAATATGTGGTGTTCAGAAACCCTCAAAATTTCTTGTATCTTTACCTGCGGTGACACGGCCCAGCAATTACAAATTGGACCACAGAATAAAATATGCAGGGAAAAGCCCAGTCCTGAGTAGTTTCTGTCACCGCTTACTCACAGTAAGAATTTCCAAAGGCCAGAAGTATTTCCAAGACCTTTGTCTATAGTTTATTGCAATAAATACGGATGTAGAAAAGCGGCTTTCCCAAGTGAACGTGAGGACAGAGGATCAACTTACAAATGAAATAACGCAACAGTTTACAGCGAACCTTGCAGATGAATTGGTAAATAATAGCGCAAAACTTGGGGAATGACTTCAGGTGCCTTGTTCACATGCATTAAAAGATCATCCAGAACCAAAACATAATTGCCATTTCTATCCACAGAAACCAGAACATCCTCTTTCAGCTAGAAAAGACAGGATTATTTTGTAACCTAAATACTTAAGTCTGCACGATATGAGTTGTTGGCATGAATATTTTTTGACGGGTTGTAGGAATCCTGGAAATAAGGTGCCTCGTGTCCCAGAACCTGttcacaaacacagaaatgaagacaCAATATGCCAGAAACTTGTTATAACTATCCGTCTGTGGGAGAGGCCCAGCGGCAGAATGATTCACTGTACAGCAGTATAGAGAGCACAAACGCACAGGTACATGATATAGCCTACACATGCAAGTTTCAGAGCTAACCCCTTTCAGTTAAACCACACAGATGCTAAAAGAACATTATATCCATAGAGAATTTGCTGGCATGAACGCCCTTGAGGCAAACGAGGATGAAGAGCTCTGATTAACAAAAGTTTACTAGTTCTGTGACAAAACACGGGTCTCTCATTGGTAGTGGCAGGGATGTAGCTAGGATGCCTTCAGTAATCCGTACCTCTTCCATACTTCTCTAACTGAAAAACATTGACCACAGACACATTGAGATGCAAATAACCTTTAAACTCTTCCTAGAAATGCCCTGTATGAATAAAAAATGCCACAGGATTGCAGAAGGGTGTTTTGTACAGTTGTAGTCAATAGAAGGCAttctttctaggaaaaaaataatctaatttttttttttaattaatcactGGGTTGCCACTTAACTATTGCAACAGAAAACTCATATAACTAAGATTCTATCAGgcttcagctctgtttttttccctcccacatACAATTAACAAAgaggctaaaaataaaagcttgatTCTTTTGTACCAGACACACCAGGACAATCTTGCTGGAGTCACGATGCAGCTTTTCAGTGAACTGCTCAagcaaaaaacaacaaacatacaaaatttCTCACAGAccaaagcaacagaagaaatatttttcagcccGTTTCCTGCATCCCCTAGGCTAGGCataaactgaaatgcaattCCAGTTTACTTTTCCAGCTAGGAGTATTTCCTGctgaaaggtttaaaaaaacgATAAGAGacacagtgctgcagaaagaggtGCTTTAGCCTTAGAAACCCTTAGAAcacaatttctgtatttaaaaaaaagtttactttgTTCAAGCCAGCAGTAGATccaggaagatttaaaaaagaaatccaaatttgTCCTGGACCTGGTTAGCAAcacaaaaagcagtaataatCCTTGCCCCAAAACCTCATGCAGTCTCAGACAGCTGTAGGCAAGGACACAAACGCAGAGGTCGTTGTACAGGGACACAGCTTTTGTTGTTCTCGTTGTGAGACACAAGGATGCAAGGTTTTCCTACAGTAAACCCCTTACACGGGGGAGCCTGGCCAACGCTCCTCGGATAGTCACTGGAGAGCACCCAGCACCACACATCAACCCCAAATTCCAGCAACTTCTGCTCCAGTCACTGAATCAACGCGAAGACTTTTTTGAACCGTTTAACTTCAATGCGCTAGTCTTTCTAACCCCAAATACACGCTACATTAGAAAGCTTGCTCTGTTGCACGCATTGTAGTAGTCCCTGAGGTTTAAAAATCAAGGCTGACAGCGCATCTCAGATACTTTAAGGAAATCAACTTTTCCAAGATAGCAATTTAAGTATGAAGAGCAGAATTAAGGGCTGATCTTTACCTTGTATTCTGAAAAGTCAACtccattacattttctgtttagatTCTGGTCCCATATAGTAGgcttttttaataggaaatcCACCCATAAAGCACCTGTTGCCTGGCTTTCTGGGGTTTAACCACACACTTCCTTCACGAATGCAAGCACAACGACCAATTCTGTCTGAATGGCTGTATACAGAAACATGCTCTGGGGTGTACGGAATTTAAAGCATccagattcagaaaaaaaacaagctatGAAAATAGACTCAATGCTACATTCTCCACGCACATGGAAAAGCGGCTGCCTGCGTGTCTGGAAGTGTGTAATGCCTCTCACAAAATACGGCTGCTTAGAAATGCagtagctttgttttgttttttttttaaatcctcatttaaaaaaacaaaaggggaaTCTTCTGATTTAGTAAATGCAACTCTTTAAATGTAGGCACATATTTAGTGTTAAGATGCTTACTGTGATGAAACTGTGcacaatttcaatttttattagCCATTGCAAAAAAGAACAATTGCAGATATATAAATGGATCCATACCTCAAAGTTCTTCTGCAAGTCTTTGCAATAGTGGCACTAGTGCTGCTAAAACAAACATATCGAAAGGTCACAGGTGCTTAAAGAACAAGTTTATTGACAATATCTTCACAGATAAACAGtctaaagaaaatttcagaaatctctaaacttagaaattttaaaattttgttctcattggcaaaatattaaaaaaaaaaaaccaaagaagtgTAAGATGttactatattttttaaactttcctaATTTCAACATTTTGGTTCAGTCCTTTAATTTTATAATACACATCCAACCCTTAAGCACAATGAAAGTGAGTCAAAGTacaattttccttctgtaaggGGATCTCAatcagtaagatttttttttttggcaagcaCCTCCCTGAATCCTGTCTGCTTAGAACCTGATAGGTAACATCAGCAAGAAATATCTTTATAAATATTCCAACTGAGCCAAATTATTCTGGTATTAATCAAAACCTACATTTCCCCAAAATGATACAAAGCATACCATGTAGTACAAGAAACTATCTGCATGCATTTGAGAGGTCATTTTTGTACTTCAGGTATGTGAACTTAAAACCGAAGAGGGACAATTCTGATAAAAATGTACTCAGATATTTCataacattaatatttattgctttatatGAATACTGTATTGAAAGCCCAAGCATTCAGTTTACACACAGAAATTATACAATTATATACCGTTTCACAATGGCAGTGAGCACTCATTACAATCTACAAAAATCTActttacagaaatttaaaaattctaaatatCAAAAAGGTACAGTTGAAGAAACAGGTATAAATTTGGCAGCCAGTAATTGTGACTGGGAGGTTGCAGCTTGCATGTCTTTAAATATGGGAACTGGAAAATATCGAGAGTTTAAAGCAGTAGTTTGTGCTTTGAGctggtttgaaaaaaatgtaacactgGCTGTCAAAGTAGcatgttcaaaaatatttagttcACTTCCAAAATGTTATACAAATCATGGTGATTTCTATGCACCCCTAAACCTTTCAGTCGTTTAGCTCAGGTACATAACTACGCTCATATATTAATTCTTCCAATACAGTGGTGTGATCATACCGATGCCACCTGCATACCTTAGAATAATTTTGAGACTTCTCTATAATATTCACAATGCTCCAAGAAGCACTCAAAAAGGCAAGTACCTGTTCATTTCTTCCAAGATATTTTCTTATCGTATTTTCAACCATTTCTTCTACAAAAGTTTCAGCTAATGTTTTGATTACAACGTTCTCAACATAAAGCACATTTTctcataaataaatgaaatcctTTCACTCAGGCACCTCAGAAGTATACAAAAATGTTGTAATCTGAACGGTTCTCTTGGAATGTGTTTACTCTGGTGTTTTCAACAATGTTAGTATTTCCAGGGTTTCATATGGGCcagatttcatttgttttgtattccAGAGGCAAAACAAAGTGCCTTGAGAGGTGAACTCAGTCTTTTCCTAtagaaaaagtatttgctgtatttatcttttatagaaacagaaaaatataccaTTTCCCCCTTAGAACAGTGAGGGTACACATACGTGTGCATGCgtgcatatatgtgtgtgtgaaatgtaacacattttaaacacacaaCATAAGGTTTCATAGTGtgtattcaaataaaaatctggAAACCAGCATGAAACCCCATATTTCACATGTCAAATGTTGAAACTGTAACCAAAATATGAAGTAACTGCTATAGCTGtcagaaaaagacaagacaaaaagcTTTCTTGCTTACATACAACTAGGTGTGGTAATCTCCAAAAAAGTTGTCAAAATTATAATTACCTTCCAGTTTAAAAActtttattctaaataaaaaaaactatACACAAACCACTGATTTGACCAAACGAAAGTTCAGCGGTAAGCAGGACCTGAAGGAGCTGGTATTCACAGTTCTTATCATGTACAACTCTTTCAAGGTTCAATCCATGGAGAAGTTTATTTTACAACCTGCTTCTTTTTGTAAAACTAAAGGTCCACTTtattacataaaattatttatacagtGTAAAACCAGAGCCTTATGGAAAATACTGCATCTAAGTGTATTTAAATTAGTCTTGCTCCATAGGTTCATCTGCAACTTCTGTGGCTTCATCACTGTTTTCCATAGGGGTCTCTGATGAAATTTCTGGAGTTTCACTAGCATAGGGCCCTAACTCTTCAGTTTCACTGCAGTCAGCTCCACTAGTGGCAGATCCACTAATTTCACTGTCATCCAAGTGTAAATCCTTCTCTGCTTGAGACTGATCAGACTCCTCCATTTGATTGTTCTCCTCAGAGGTCTCTTCATTCACAGTTGAGGATTCAGTGTCTTTTTCTTGATCTTTTCGGTCTGGACCAACATTTCTGGGAGACATGAAGGACTCTAGAAACGGTGAAAGTACAGTATTACTAAggcatttttaaacatatctTAATCCTGCTACTTTCCGTTCCCAGCTATGCTGAGCAATACTTCTACAACACAGCCAAGGACAGGAAAAACTGACAATCCCCCATTTTATTACAAGATGTAAAGTATTAGCCAACTTCATCAGGATAGCCAAACTATCCTAACATACCATAAAGtccaatttttttattaaataggtAGCTTCACTTAATTAAGCTTCCGTGGATAAAGACACAGTCTAACAAGTAACTTTTTCTTGCTTCCCCACACTCCTTCATTTGTCTTCAGAAGCAGTCTTTTGGAAATGTTGAAAACATTACTGTTTCAAGTGTACTTCCATCATGATCTAGAGgaacattttacaaatacatgagccgcaaaaaataaatattaaaaggaaactTTGGAGAATATGTAAAAAATAGATCAGTCTCTTAACTgcagttatctttttttaattaggtaCAGGGCCTGCCTTAGAGTGAGGTAATTTTCACTGTTCTAATAGGATCTGGAGAGACTGTTGCTCAGCCTTCTCAGTGAAAGAGCATACCTTTATATCCGTATTTCACTAATTTATTAATAATACAGACAGTCAAACATAGATATGACCCATCCTCCTTCTGGAGAAGAGATGAGAACATCTGACGATACCCTAAAGTAGGGATGCTTGAATTCTTGGTGCACCATTACCACCCTCATCTAATTTACTGCCTAAGAAGATTCTAAGTaccattttataaaatttttgaAGAGAGATgtaggacaaaagaaaaaacaacagaattgCTAAATTATGCAAAATTGAAGTATCAACAAGCAGTTCACCTTTATGCACAACTAGAGACATTCAGCAATCCCAACAGCATTGACCTCCAGCAAAGAAAATCCCAACTCCTTGGAAAATGCACAGAGCAAAGATAATAAAACTTGAAAtaccttcctcctcttcctctgtacAGTGCTGTCTGGCACAAGtagcatctttttctttatcctgAGATGTAGAGGatgtttctgtctcttccccCATGCCTAAAGAAACTTCACTGGAGGCAGTTTGGTTAGGTGCATCTCTGGCTTCCCCTTCCTTGTCAAATTTAAGTCTTTTTACCTCATgtccttctgcttctgcaggatCATCTTCAGAGTGCTTATTTTTTACTGGGCTGCTCTGAGCACCTTCTGATTCAGATGCTGGTGATTCACtataaagaacaaaagcagcCGCAGTTTTTAttgaaggaaaacattctgTATCTtgtcacactttaaaaaaaaaaaaagtagcagctACTTCAAGTTAAACACTCTACAAGAGGTAACAGTAGAACTCGCTTCACTTATTACATAACAAAACCTCAAAGCCATCACTCCTCCTTCACCTGATTGTCAATGAAAATGCAGAGTAGTCAGGCTACTCTGGTGGGTCCAAATTACAGACAGCTCCTACTGTCAGGATCAGTGGCAAGCGTATATGAAATATTGTATCTGGTTATAGTTTAACATCCTGATACAAATATGGTAACTGTGGATTTCTGAACTCTTCATTTTATTCACTCTTCATTTTTACTATACATCCCATACTCTTACAAGATGTGTTACTGCAACTGTGGAAACTTGAGCTAATAGTTATTAAGACAGCCCAAACAGTAGTAAGTACACATCGAATCCTGCTGCAGATATTCCTATGTTAAGACTTAATTATGCATACCTTAGGTGgccatacattttaaaatattttaaaagtgaaaaaactgaGAATAATAAAAACTCAAAATACATTACTCTTCACAAACCTGt
This region of Gymnogyps californianus isolate 813 chromosome 13, ASM1813914v2, whole genome shotgun sequence genomic DNA includes:
- the PPP4R2 gene encoding serine/threonine-protein phosphatase 4 regulatory subunit 2 isoform X2, with the translated sequence MDDFRTSAPEPRGPPNPNVEYIPFEEMKERILKIVTGFNGIPFTIQRLCELLTDPRRNYTGTDKFLRGVEKNVMVVSCVYPSSEKNNSNSLNRMNGVMFPGNSPGYSDRSNVNGPGTPRPVNRPKVSLSTPMTTNGLPDSTEHKESSLQQTEDKKHSESPASESEGAQSSPVKNKHSEDDPAEAEGHEVKRLKFDKEGEARDAPNQTASSEVSLGMGEETETSSTSQDKEKDATCARQHCTEEEEEESFMSPRNVGPDRKDQEKDTESSTVNEETSEENNQMEESDQSQAEKDLHLDDSEISGSATSGADCSETEELGPYASETPEISSETPMENSDEATEVADEPMEQD